In a single window of the Oecophyllibacter saccharovorans genome:
- a CDS encoding homoserine kinase — translation MAVYTPLSTEQVREFLNHYDLGELVAFQGIAEGVENSNFLLQTTRGRFILTLFERRMDPAELPWFLELMGRLSARGLSCPQPIADRTGRTLSQLAGKPGVIVSFLPGSSQAHPDVWACRAVGRALAELHEAGKGMGARANRLGPEAWPVLLEACGDGKGGESPEISTLQAEAGQALSRLLPAWPKPEALPRGQIHADLFPDNVFFLSGADARRLSGVIDFYFACTDFLAYDLAIVLNAWCFEEVGPAERQSVAVPGARVIFSPEKAAAVLEGYESLRPLEPAERAALPVLCQGAAMRFLLTRLYDWTHTPPDAQVTRKDPWAYAERLRHFMRLSPQVFSQPVGTTLKDGGGRGVKA, via the coding sequence GTGGCGGTTTACACGCCCCTTTCGACAGAACAGGTCCGGGAGTTTCTGAACCATTACGATCTGGGAGAGCTTGTCGCCTTCCAGGGAATCGCTGAGGGAGTGGAAAACAGCAACTTCCTGCTTCAGACCACCCGGGGCCGGTTCATCCTGACGCTTTTCGAACGCCGCATGGACCCTGCCGAGCTGCCCTGGTTTCTGGAGCTGATGGGCAGGCTGTCCGCCCGGGGTCTCAGCTGCCCGCAGCCCATCGCAGACCGGACGGGCCGGACATTGTCCCAGCTGGCAGGCAAGCCGGGTGTGATCGTCAGCTTTTTGCCCGGCAGTTCCCAAGCACATCCTGACGTCTGGGCCTGCCGGGCAGTCGGGCGGGCTCTGGCTGAACTTCATGAAGCCGGCAAAGGGATGGGGGCGCGTGCCAACCGTCTGGGACCGGAGGCCTGGCCTGTGCTTCTTGAAGCCTGCGGTGACGGAAAAGGGGGGGAGAGCCCGGAAATTTCTACCCTGCAGGCTGAGGCCGGGCAGGCTTTGTCGCGCCTGCTTCCCGCCTGGCCGAAGCCCGAAGCGCTGCCCCGCGGTCAGATCCATGCCGATCTTTTCCCCGACAATGTTTTTTTCCTCTCAGGCGCCGATGCGAGGCGTCTGTCTGGCGTGATCGACTTTTATTTCGCCTGCACAGATTTCCTGGCTTACGATCTGGCCATCGTGCTGAATGCCTGGTGCTTCGAGGAAGTGGGTCCGGCTGAGCGCCAGTCAGTCGCTGTACCGGGGGCGCGGGTGATCTTCAGCCCGGAAAAAGCCGCTGCGGTGCTGGAAGGCTATGAAAGCCTGCGTCCTCTTGAACCTGCCGAGCGGGCAGCATTGCCGGTTCTGTGCCAGGGGGCAGCCATGAGATTTCTGCTTACACGCCTGTATGACTGGACCCACACGCCGCCTGACGCCCAGGTGACGCGCAAGGATCCCTGGGCTTATGCCGAGCGGTTGCGTCATTTCATGCGTCTTTCTCCCCAGGTGTTCAGCCAGCCGGTAGGGACAACCCTGAAAGATGGTGGGGGAAGAGGGGTGAAAGCATGA
- a CDS encoding TolC family outer membrane protein, giving the protein MSRKVLFSTLTVAACLPHLASAAPVPVIRKQIDLRQALISAYQTNPELLRQRALLRQTDEGVSQAHSGWRPTITGNATADYNQTNYVSHIASPLSGKNFRYTQRFAAPGYNTGVTVSEPIFQGGKTVASTRKAVNQVYAGRAQLINTEQQVFLETVQAYVNLLRSRQLLELNRQNEITLAKQAQLAEEQFQYNQNTRTDVLQARSQHKSAQADTLQAQSDYAIAKSQFQKVVGFMPPDNVVPARPLALPLRSSQEAEMLALTQNPNMIGAKYALEAEKANLKVAFSALLPKISMQGSYNYGVNQDSSKFTQDSEYVAIQANLPIYQGGAEYSQIRAARQGISAAQQALAEQRRDVIQSTVAAWQKFAADTSKYVDNQKSVLLGEAAFKSIQQQELLGVRTTFEVLQQQQILFGQQRALIQNHADLVIDSYALAAQIGQLTAEGLKLQTPLYNPRANYDRVKWKMIGTR; this is encoded by the coding sequence ATGAGCAGAAAAGTCCTTTTTTCCACCCTGACCGTAGCGGCCTGCCTCCCGCATCTCGCGAGTGCTGCGCCTGTGCCGGTTATAAGGAAACAGATTGACCTGCGACAGGCGCTCATATCGGCTTATCAGACCAATCCCGAGCTTCTGCGCCAGCGCGCCCTGCTGCGGCAGACGGATGAAGGCGTCTCACAGGCGCATTCAGGCTGGCGCCCCACGATCACCGGCAATGCCACGGCTGATTATAACCAGACGAATTACGTCTCGCACATCGCAAGCCCCCTTTCAGGAAAAAACTTCCGCTATACCCAGCGTTTTGCAGCGCCTGGCTACAATACCGGCGTGACGGTTTCCGAGCCCATCTTTCAGGGGGGCAAGACCGTTGCCTCGACCCGCAAGGCCGTCAATCAGGTCTATGCCGGGCGCGCGCAACTGATCAACACCGAACAGCAGGTGTTCCTGGAAACGGTGCAGGCTTACGTGAATCTTCTGCGCAGCCGCCAGCTGCTGGAACTCAACCGCCAGAATGAGATCACCCTGGCCAAGCAGGCCCAGCTGGCAGAAGAACAGTTTCAGTACAACCAGAACACACGCACGGACGTGCTGCAGGCCAGGTCCCAGCACAAAAGCGCACAGGCCGACACCCTGCAGGCCCAAAGCGATTACGCCATTGCCAAAAGCCAGTTCCAGAAGGTCGTGGGGTTTATGCCGCCTGACAATGTGGTGCCCGCCCGGCCCCTGGCTCTGCCCCTGCGCAGTTCGCAGGAAGCGGAAATGCTCGCCCTGACGCAGAACCCCAATATGATCGGCGCCAAATATGCGCTGGAGGCGGAAAAGGCCAATCTGAAGGTCGCCTTCTCCGCGCTGCTACCCAAGATTTCCATGCAGGGAAGCTACAATTACGGCGTCAACCAGGATTCGTCGAAATTTACCCAGGACAGTGAATACGTCGCCATCCAGGCCAATCTGCCCATTTATCAGGGCGGCGCTGAATATTCCCAGATCCGTGCTGCACGACAGGGAATCAGCGCAGCGCAGCAGGCCCTGGCCGAGCAGAGGCGCGATGTCATCCAGAGCACGGTTGCGGCCTGGCAGAAATTTGCGGCCGATACTTCCAAATATGTCGATAACCAGAAATCCGTGCTGCTTGGCGAAGCGGCTTTCAAGTCCATTCAGCAGCAGGAGCTGCTAGGCGTGCGCACCACCTTTGAAGTGCTGCAGCAGCAGCAGATTCTCTTTGGCCAGCAACGTGCCTTGATCCAGAACCACGCTGATCTGGTCATCGATTCCTATGCGCTTGCTGCCCAGATCGGCCAGCTTACGGCTGAAGGCCTGAAGCTCCAGACCCCCCTTTACAATCCGCGTGCCAATTACGACCGGGTGAAATGGAAGATGATCGGCACCCGCTGA
- a CDS encoding DUF423 domain-containing protein has protein sequence MSPHLSQALTAPSRPNVIHSILRGSFIFGALLSAGGLISAALAAHLPAHFFVPAVPPSLPDGRHMLATAAGMAQWQGAALCLLALAASRLRPLPALCALIGMGGGALMFCGTVTLRAFALPCVPLLAPVGGMGLILSWILLGFAFPGRKQWLDSQNAQEQKKL, from the coding sequence ATGTCTCCCCACCTGTCGCAGGCGCTGACAGCCCCTTCCCGACCTAACGTAATCCATAGCATCCTGCGAGGCAGTTTCATATTCGGTGCCCTTCTGAGCGCAGGCGGTCTCATATCCGCAGCTCTGGCTGCCCATCTGCCCGCACATTTTTTCGTGCCGGCCGTTCCTCCCTCTCTTCCCGACGGACGGCACATGCTGGCCACGGCTGCCGGAATGGCGCAATGGCAGGGCGCAGCTCTCTGCCTGCTGGCCCTGGCTGCTTCGCGACTGCGGCCGCTGCCTGCTCTTTGCGCCCTTATCGGCATGGGAGGCGGTGCGCTGATGTTCTGTGGAACCGTCACCCTGCGCGCCTTCGCCCTTCCATGCGTGCCCCTGCTGGCCCCGGTCGGCGGAATGGGACTGATTCTCTCCTGGATTCTCCTGGGTTTTGCGTTTCCAGGACGAAAGCAATGGCTCGATTCGCAAAATGCACAGGAACAGAAAAAGCTTTAG
- a CDS encoding Hint domain-containing protein, with amino-acid sequence MNAATSGVPDVVVCFLAGSLIETAEGYRAVESLKAGDRVATWQEGRKGFAPLQALVRKTVSQASLDEQPVTFRKDSLGDNVPMQDLTVTPEHCMYFDGRFVPARMLVNGSSIVRDVRQGAFDVYHVELQDHAVINANGAMTESYLDTPHVMPAGTAFQIHSVGSKSWDDAAAPLCVETAFVQPLYERLQARAQAAGYAAPAQPVLSSEPDLYLETKDGQRLSAQRRNGNWVTFEVPASATGVYVCSRTARPDQTIGPFVDDRRHLGVLVGQVRGFAGDESRDLSAHLQQADLAGWDVVEQTPCRWTNGRAWLPLSADKNAASQLVAIEILAAGPYLLQGENDLSVQPERLAVAG; translated from the coding sequence ATGAATGCTGCTACTTCCGGTGTGCCGGATGTGGTTGTCTGCTTTCTGGCCGGTAGCCTGATCGAGACCGCCGAAGGATATCGCGCGGTCGAGTCCCTGAAGGCGGGTGACCGGGTGGCGACCTGGCAGGAGGGGCGCAAGGGGTTCGCGCCGCTTCAGGCCCTGGTGCGCAAGACGGTTTCCCAGGCTTCTCTTGACGAACAGCCCGTGACCTTCCGCAAGGATTCGCTGGGTGACAACGTGCCGATGCAGGACCTGACCGTCACGCCCGAGCACTGCATGTATTTTGATGGCCGCTTCGTGCCGGCCCGCATGCTGGTCAACGGCTCCAGCATCGTCCGTGATGTCCGCCAGGGTGCGTTTGATGTCTATCACGTCGAGCTGCAGGACCACGCCGTGATCAACGCCAACGGCGCGATGACCGAAAGCTATCTGGACACCCCGCACGTGATGCCGGCCGGCACGGCCTTCCAGATCCATTCCGTGGGCAGCAAGAGCTGGGATGATGCGGCCGCCCCGCTCTGCGTCGAGACCGCTTTTGTCCAGCCGCTTTACGAACGCCTGCAGGCCCGTGCGCAGGCAGCCGGTTACGCAGCGCCGGCTCAGCCCGTGCTGTCTTCCGAGCCGGATCTGTACCTGGAGACGAAGGATGGTCAGCGCCTCTCTGCCCAGCGCCGCAATGGTAACTGGGTGACCTTCGAGGTGCCGGCTTCCGCTACCGGTGTGTATGTGTGCTCCCGCACCGCCCGCCCGGACCAGACTATCGGCCCCTTTGTTGATGACCGCCGCCACCTAGGTGTTCTGGTCGGCCAGGTGCGCGGATTCGCTGGTGATGAAAGCCGTGATCTAAGCGCCCATCTGCAGCAGGCAGATCTTGCGGGTTGGGATGTGGTTGAGCAGACCCCCTGCCGCTGGACCAACGGTCGCGCCTGGCTGCCGCTGTCTGCAGACAAAAACGCTGCTTCCCAGCTGGTGGCTATTGAAATCCTGGCAGCTGGCCCGTATCTGCTGCAGGGTGAAAATGACCTGTCCGTGCAACCCGAGCGTCTGGCTGTCGCTGGCTGA
- the gpt gene encoding xanthine phosphoribosyltransferase yields the protein MTPATVHYATVTWDQLHRDARQLAAALMQTHPPFKGLVAITRGGLIPAAILARELGCRLIETISVASYAGEAGTQHEPHTLKAPEAAGDGEGFLIVDDLVDSGVTARYVRERLPKAVFACLYAKPEGMPFTDHYVMEVAQDTWVLFPWDTAPLFVPPLNKNDQG from the coding sequence ATGACGCCCGCCACAGTGCATTATGCCACTGTCACCTGGGACCAGCTGCACCGCGATGCGCGCCAGCTGGCTGCGGCGCTCATGCAGACCCATCCGCCTTTCAAGGGATTGGTGGCCATCACGCGAGGTGGGCTTATCCCGGCAGCGATTCTAGCCCGTGAACTTGGCTGCCGGCTGATCGAAACCATTTCAGTGGCCAGCTATGCCGGTGAAGCGGGGACCCAACACGAGCCCCATACGCTCAAGGCACCGGAAGCGGCGGGTGATGGAGAAGGCTTTCTGATTGTTGATGACCTGGTCGATTCAGGGGTAACCGCGCGTTACGTGCGCGAAAGGCTGCCTAAGGCCGTGTTTGCCTGCCTGTATGCCAAGCCTGAAGGCATGCCGTTTACCGATCATTACGTTATGGAAGTGGCGCAGGACACCTGGGTGCTGTTCCCCTGGGACACTGCACCGCTTTTCGTGCCCCCTCTCAACAAGAACGACCAGGGCTGA
- a CDS encoding DUF4142 domain-containing protein: MQADFHSPLLEGQRPFLLAGTFPAKRPARLATISGMGLALGMLGACSTPPPPPAPPLPGYGPPGQIMLTVSDVLTLQTMDQRERLLIAIASLATTHSNSSVMQDLGKNVAKGYQALQDKTTALARSADLKLSTDLSSGGAALLKRAQGLYGLSYDRFLIRQLRQPIPASLQAVLKKEISANEPLKGVATQMMQLQTTYATTAQAIQGALGEGCRH, translated from the coding sequence TTGCAGGCTGATTTCCACTCCCCGTTGTTGGAGGGACAACGGCCGTTCCTGCTTGCCGGCACCTTTCCAGCTAAGCGCCCGGCCCGTCTCGCAACGATCAGCGGAATGGGACTGGCCCTGGGTATGCTTGGCGCCTGCTCAACACCGCCACCCCCGCCCGCACCACCCCTGCCGGGTTACGGGCCGCCTGGCCAGATCATGCTGACCGTCTCAGATGTTCTGACCTTGCAGACCATGGATCAGCGGGAACGCCTGCTTATTGCGATTGCAAGCCTGGCTACTACCCACAGCAACAGTTCGGTTATGCAGGATCTGGGCAAGAATGTTGCCAAGGGTTACCAGGCTCTGCAGGACAAGACCACTGCTCTGGCGCGCTCGGCCGACCTGAAGCTGAGCACTGATCTGTCTTCTGGGGGAGCGGCCCTGCTCAAGAGAGCCCAAGGGCTCTACGGCCTGTCTTATGATCGTTTTCTGATACGCCAGCTCAGGCAACCCATACCGGCCTCACTACAGGCCGTTCTGAAGAAAGAAATCAGCGCAAATGAGCCGCTCAAGGGCGTGGCGACGCAGATGATGCAGCTGCAGACGACCTACGCCACGACCGCTCAAGCCATTCAGGGCGCTTTGGGGGAAGGGTGCAGGCACTAG
- a CDS encoding glycosyltransferase family protein — MVAGLKNAQDGLPPPWQGQPLKIVHVSDFFFSLKKTTPSQFGTGGKLSNGLVRNGHQVIDISYRDVARAGGWCGSRWLGRRALCRGLEAFVASARPDVLLLGHGYMIPPETIARIRSRHPGMASAQWNVDALFVPDNRRDFAARHQVVDASFATTAGPILRRIVGPRGAVGFLPNPVDFSVERSRNFLQEKLEADLFYACGQGSDKRLICGQWWDMESFLTHLLARLPGDFRLNCAGVRGQPYRRGADYAQLLATAAMGLNASRRSDAFLYSSDRLAHMIGNGQLVFMERSTAYQTLFSEGEMAFFSSLEELADLLTRYRAHPAERQRVAGAGWEKYGRLFNERRVADYLIRFTLGLLKEGEYPWRSLTPA; from the coding sequence ATGGTGGCGGGACTGAAGAACGCGCAGGACGGGCTGCCGCCTCCCTGGCAGGGGCAGCCTCTCAAGATCGTTCATGTCAGTGATTTTTTCTTCAGCCTCAAGAAAACGACACCCAGCCAGTTCGGGACAGGTGGCAAGCTGAGCAACGGCCTGGTGCGCAACGGCCATCAGGTGATCGACATTTCCTACCGGGACGTAGCGCGGGCAGGCGGCTGGTGCGGAAGCCGCTGGCTGGGAAGACGTGCTTTGTGCCGCGGGCTTGAAGCCTTTGTGGCTTCAGCACGTCCGGATGTGCTTCTGCTCGGTCACGGTTACATGATTCCGCCTGAGACCATTGCACGCATTCGCAGCCGCCATCCCGGAATGGCAAGCGCGCAATGGAATGTCGATGCTTTGTTCGTGCCCGATAACCGGCGTGATTTTGCCGCACGCCACCAGGTGGTTGACGCTAGTTTCGCCACGACGGCTGGGCCGATTCTGCGCCGGATCGTCGGGCCACGCGGGGCTGTTGGCTTTCTGCCCAACCCGGTGGATTTTTCCGTCGAACGTAGTCGCAACTTTCTTCAGGAAAAGCTTGAGGCCGATCTCTTCTATGCCTGCGGGCAGGGCAGCGACAAGCGGTTGATCTGCGGGCAGTGGTGGGACATGGAAAGTTTCCTGACCCATCTGTTGGCGCGGTTACCTGGTGATTTCCGCCTGAACTGTGCAGGCGTGCGCGGACAGCCTTACCGCCGGGGCGCTGACTATGCGCAACTGCTTGCAACTGCCGCCATGGGGCTCAATGCCAGCCGGCGTTCTGATGCCTTTCTCTACAGTTCTGACCGTCTGGCCCACATGATCGGCAATGGCCAGCTGGTGTTCATGGAACGCAGCACGGCTTATCAGACTCTGTTTTCAGAGGGGGAAATGGCGTTTTTCTCCTCTCTCGAGGAATTGGCGGACCTGCTGACCCGCTACCGCGCCCATCCTGCCGAACGCCAGCGCGTTGCCGGGGCCGGCTGGGAAAAATACGGCCGCCTGTTCAATGAACGGCGCGTGGCGGATTATCTCATCCGTTTCACGCTGGGGCTGCTGAAGGAGGGGGAATACCCCTGGCGCTCCCTGACCCCCGCCTGA
- the rnhA gene encoding ribonuclease HI, which yields MNETVEKNSDPAEREIVQIWTDGGCKPNPGPGGWGVLLRWRGRERQLRGGAVETTNNQMELTAAAIALETLSRPCRVRLHTDSTYVRNGVTTWHVGWQKRNWRNAAGDPVANRELWQRLLQAAARHQVEWVWVKGHSGNPENDLVDQLATEGREEL from the coding sequence ATGAATGAGACCGTTGAGAAGAACTCTGACCCTGCAGAACGTGAAATCGTCCAGATCTGGACTGATGGTGGCTGCAAGCCCAATCCGGGACCGGGCGGCTGGGGGGTGCTGCTGCGCTGGCGCGGGCGGGAGCGCCAGCTGCGGGGCGGCGCGGTCGAGACGACCAATAACCAGATGGAGCTGACGGCCGCGGCCATCGCCTTGGAAACGCTCAGCCGCCCCTGCCGGGTGCGGCTGCATACGGACAGTACTTATGTACGTAATGGGGTAACCACCTGGCATGTGGGTTGGCAGAAACGAAACTGGCGCAATGCGGCGGGTGACCCGGTTGCCAACCGGGAACTCTGGCAACGTCTCCTGCAGGCGGCAGCGCGTCATCAGGTGGAGTGGGTCTGGGTCAAGGGACATTCCGGCAATCCGGAGAATGACCTGGTGGACCAGCTGGCGACGGAAGGTCGGGAAGAACTGTAA
- a CDS encoding colicin V synthesis protein has translation MQELNIFEVEEVSGGLSQGFADSLAGAINYGMISGWTGAIYGGRFGGSNGGVIGIGLFGNLVGTVGGAIGGTIAGVAQGFVNGQSGEAQVEANAVKGIVSGSIVTGGGI, from the coding sequence ATGCAGGAACTTAACATTTTCGAAGTTGAAGAAGTCTCCGGTGGCCTGAGCCAGGGCTTCGCTGATTCCCTCGCCGGTGCCATCAACTATGGCATGATCTCCGGCTGGACCGGCGCCATCTACGGCGGTCGCTTCGGTGGCAGCAACGGCGGCGTGATCGGCATCGGCCTGTTCGGCAACCTGGTTGGCACCGTCGGTGGCGCCATCGGTGGCACCATTGCTGGCGTGGCCCAGGGCTTCGTGAACGGTCAGTCCGGTGAAGCTCAGGTTGAGGCGAATGCCGTTAAGGGCATCGTCAGCGGCAGCATCGTGACCGGCGGCGGCATCTGA
- the ispH gene encoding 4-hydroxy-3-methylbut-2-enyl diphosphate reductase, translated as MMPFPELPSDQKAPLRLLLAGPRGFCAGVDRAIRVVEEALRRYGAPVYVRHEIVHNRTVVEGLEAKGAIFVEELDEVPEDAHVVFSAHGVPKSVPAEARRRNLLYLDATCPLVSKVHREAERHFAGGGPDQRHILMIGHAGHPEVVGTMGQLPPGAVTLINDAREASTVDPQDPNKLAFITQTTLSVDDTAEIVEILRQRFPNIEGPRREDICYATTNRQMAVKELAPECDLVIVIGAPNSSNSQRLREVAERSGAKRALLVPKLSDMDWSELEGVKTLGISAGASAPESLVQEMITALSRRYDLQIEERIVKEENINFRLPHPLSDET; from the coding sequence ATGATGCCTTTTCCTGAACTTCCTTCCGATCAGAAAGCCCCCTTGCGCCTGCTGCTGGCGGGGCCGCGCGGCTTCTGTGCCGGCGTTGACCGTGCCATCCGTGTGGTGGAAGAAGCCCTGCGCCGCTACGGCGCGCCTGTCTATGTGCGCCATGAGATCGTTCATAACCGGACCGTTGTTGAAGGGTTGGAAGCCAAGGGCGCCATCTTCGTCGAGGAGCTGGACGAAGTGCCTGAAGACGCGCATGTCGTCTTCTCAGCCCATGGCGTGCCCAAATCCGTGCCTGCCGAGGCGCGGCGGCGCAACCTGCTTTACCTGGATGCCACCTGCCCGCTCGTCTCCAAGGTCCACCGGGAGGCGGAGCGGCACTTTGCGGGGGGTGGGCCTGATCAGCGGCATATTCTGATGATCGGCCATGCCGGCCACCCTGAAGTGGTGGGCACGATGGGCCAGCTTCCCCCAGGTGCTGTGACGCTCATCAATGATGCGCGTGAAGCGAGCACGGTTGATCCCCAGGACCCCAATAAGCTCGCTTTTATCACCCAGACCACGTTGTCGGTGGATGACACAGCGGAAATCGTCGAGATCCTGCGCCAGCGCTTCCCTAATATCGAGGGCCCGCGGCGCGAGGACATCTGCTATGCCACGACGAATCGTCAGATGGCAGTCAAGGAACTGGCACCGGAATGCGACCTCGTGATCGTGATCGGCGCGCCGAATTCCTCCAATTCCCAGCGCCTGCGGGAAGTTGCCGAGCGCTCGGGCGCCAAGCGGGCCCTGCTGGTGCCGAAACTGTCCGATATGGACTGGAGCGAACTTGAAGGGGTGAAGACCCTGGGCATCAGTGCAGGCGCCTCCGCGCCCGAAAGCCTGGTGCAGGAGATGATCACAGCTCTGTCGCGGCGCTATGACCTGCAGATCGAGGAACGAATCGTCAAAGAGGAAAATATCAATTTCCGCCTGCCGCATCCTCTTTCTGACGAAACCTGA
- a CDS encoding HlyD family efflux transporter periplasmic adaptor subunit: MANGQPLFRTEALKWRQEAWIGDTLEIEPVSGKIAAWCTMALVLGVIIYVIFGSYTRRVHATGQLMPPGGLVVITADQAGVVTTAHIKEGMSVHAGQALYTVDVESWSSAGPTGKQALLHLLNERDFLTARRKLLLTDAPIELASFKQELVTLQKQREMLGTQIQRDNTSLPLIEHAMQEMRTAIGMHLVSEGQFQSQLFSYVQFMNTHSQTLRSMVETGGQINDLQYKIDRHPYKVQEDVTDIDVRLADLNRQITQARGQAETLIVAPVAGVIDGIRTYVGQRVSVGQPMATLLPDNATLQAELYVDSHAIGFLRPGQRVLLKFAPFPYQKFGLYKGTVTEVTRAPMPDQAGSVAPQGKGAAAQHPPQDVYRVRVLPDQDFVRAYGKKERLQPGMAVEADIATDRRKLYQWLFDPIISMADDVISLSGKRH, from the coding sequence ATGGCAAACGGGCAACCGCTCTTTCGTACGGAAGCTCTGAAATGGCGACAGGAAGCCTGGATCGGCGATACCCTGGAGATCGAGCCGGTATCAGGCAAGATCGCCGCCTGGTGCACGATGGCGCTGGTTCTCGGCGTGATCATCTATGTTATTTTCGGCAGCTATACCCGTCGCGTCCATGCCACCGGCCAGCTGATGCCGCCAGGCGGGTTGGTCGTGATCACCGCCGACCAGGCTGGTGTGGTCACTACGGCTCATATCAAGGAAGGCATGAGCGTTCACGCCGGCCAGGCCCTTTATACGGTCGATGTGGAAAGCTGGTCTTCAGCCGGCCCGACGGGCAAGCAGGCCCTGCTTCACCTTCTGAATGAGCGCGATTTCCTGACCGCGCGCCGCAAGCTTCTGCTGACGGACGCACCGATAGAGCTGGCCTCCTTCAAACAGGAACTCGTCACGCTCCAGAAGCAGCGGGAGATGCTTGGCACCCAGATCCAGCGTGACAACACCTCCCTGCCGCTGATCGAACATGCCATGCAGGAGATGCGCACAGCCATCGGCATGCATCTGGTCTCGGAAGGGCAGTTCCAGAGCCAGCTTTTCTCTTACGTGCAGTTCATGAACACCCATTCCCAGACCCTGCGCTCAATGGTGGAGACGGGCGGTCAGATCAATGACCTGCAGTATAAAATCGACCGGCATCCCTATAAGGTCCAGGAGGACGTGACCGACATTGACGTACGCCTGGCTGATCTCAACCGCCAGATCACCCAGGCACGCGGCCAGGCGGAAACGCTGATCGTCGCTCCTGTTGCAGGCGTGATTGACGGTATCCGCACTTATGTGGGTCAGCGCGTATCGGTAGGCCAGCCCATGGCCACGCTGCTGCCCGACAACGCTACTCTCCAGGCGGAACTCTATGTCGACAGCCATGCCATCGGCTTCCTGCGGCCGGGTCAGCGGGTGCTGCTGAAATTCGCGCCGTTTCCTTATCAGAAATTCGGCCTCTACAAGGGCACGGTCACTGAAGTGACGCGCGCCCCCATGCCTGATCAGGCAGGCTCGGTGGCCCCCCAGGGCAAGGGGGCAGCGGCTCAGCATCCCCCGCAGGATGTCTACCGCGTGCGCGTGCTGCCGGACCAGGATTTCGTCCGTGCCTATGGCAAGAAGGAGCGCCTGCAACCCGGCATGGCTGTTGAGGCTGACATCGCCACTGACCGTCGCAAGCTTTATCAGTGGCTGTTCGATCCGATCATTTCGATGGCTGATGACGTCATCTCGCTGTCAGGGAAACGTCACTGA
- a CDS encoding thioredoxin family protein yields MVTSLMKHFENSRTTSTLPAATLFSLGLSAFMIVSSTHAQTPQSSTPAIAALPAASGGAKPASQATQATKIPGDADAKLLPPAPAPHLAETTVAPEPTPYPAADLAPIQVREAFMTAARTHRRVLLVFGANWCPDCRILAGIFSLPDVALWLEKNFVVVPVNVERLQTNLDLARRYGVKVTAIPTVLVLTPQGRLLNPDTAESLGNARRMSPQAVVDLIAEWARH; encoded by the coding sequence ATGGTCACCTCCCTGATGAAGCATTTCGAAAACAGCAGGACTACCTCCACCCTGCCAGCTGCAACTCTCTTCAGCCTGGGGCTGAGCGCTTTCATGATCGTCAGCTCGACACACGCCCAGACACCTCAATCCTCCACGCCCGCTATTGCAGCGCTTCCCGCTGCATCCGGTGGGGCAAAGCCTGCCAGTCAGGCAACGCAGGCAACAAAGATTCCCGGTGACGCGGATGCCAAGCTGCTTCCTCCCGCGCCTGCACCTCATCTGGCTGAAACCACCGTTGCGCCCGAGCCCACGCCTTACCCGGCAGCTGATCTGGCCCCCATTCAGGTCAGGGAAGCCTTCATGACCGCTGCCAGGACGCATCGGCGCGTTCTGCTGGTTTTCGGCGCCAACTGGTGCCCGGACTGTCGCATCCTTGCAGGCATTTTTTCCCTGCCTGACGTTGCGCTCTGGCTTGAAAAGAATTTCGTTGTCGTGCCGGTCAATGTTGAACGCCTGCAGACCAATCTGGATCTTGCCCGCCGTTACGGCGTGAAAGTCACGGCCATTCCGACGGTTCTGGTACTGACCCCCCAGGGGCGGCTGCTCAACCCTGATACAGCAGAAAGCCTTGGAAATGCGCGGCGCATGTCACCACAGGCCGTGGTTGACCTGATTGCCGAATGGGCGCGGCACTGA